From the genome of Gopherus evgoodei ecotype Sinaloan lineage chromosome 5, rGopEvg1_v1.p, whole genome shotgun sequence, one region includes:
- the SH3BP2 gene encoding SH3 domain-binding protein 2 isoform X1 yields MLTSLPEADYKWLMASSVQRKRLFGATFSKKAVCQSDLVIRTMATEEQHWPVPMKAIGAQNLLTMPGGVTKSGYLHKKGGTQLQILKWPLRFVIIHEGCIYYFKTSTSASPQGAFSLNGYNRVMRAAEETTSNNVFPFKLVHISKKHRTWFFSASSEDERKNWMVSLRREIDYYHDKKETVTDLSDSGSDADSFYGSVERPININYSHSTENEDYDQEEDEESYLQPDSTDLVRPDDNMILPPAYPPPPVPHIRKVANVETRMHSFTGQPTGPMLPPPPPKRSLPDIKPEDLLNIRGESQFHCRTESNLKIQPSSRRVSDVPPLVPPVPHLKNPACVKESCLPSAEILPLARILTASEGCERLKQLNLSARGPPPLPRNKPKLSELTEKPVEAKVPKERSKPGMFIPQVPVETRAPKEYGKPGLFVPQVLPKPPVPVFKSRSEKSLLSQLQRSPPDGQSFRSFSFEKPALPSKQNKSGEDSDEDYEKVELPNSVFVQTYESIEVERMFKSASPRGHPQNGLYCIRNSSTKPGKVLVVWDESAEKVRNYRIFEKDSQFYLDSETMFWNVGSLVEYYGTHVLPSHDSLILKCPYGYCGPR; encoded by the exons AACAATGGCCACAGAAGAGCAGCACTGGCCAGTCCCAATGAAGGCAATTGGAGCACAGAACCTACTGACAATGCCTGGGGGAGTTACTAAGTCAGGATACCTGCACAAAAAAGGAGGCACCCAGCTGCAGATCTTAAAAT GGCCACTGAGATTTGTGATTATCCATGAGGGATGTATTTACTACTTTAAGACTAGCACATCTGCATCTCCACAGGGTGCTTTCTCTTTAAATGGTTATAACAG GGTTATGCGGGCAGCGGAGGAGACAACATCAAACAACGTGTTTCCTTTCAAATTAGTTCATATTAGCAAGAAGCACAGGACCTGGTTTTTTTCTGCCTCTTCTGAAGATGAAAGAAAG AACTGGATGGTCTCACTGAGGCGTGAAATAGATTATTACCATGACAAGAAGGAAACAGTAACAGATTTAAG TGACTCTGGTTCTGATGCAGACAGTTTCTATGGCTCAGTAGAACGCCCCATAAATATCAACTATTCTCATTCAACAGAAAATGAAG ATTATGACCAGGAAGAAGATGAGGAATCTTACTTACAGCCTGATTCTACGGATTTAGTTAGACCAGATG ATAACATGATCCTCCCACCAGCGTACCCGCCACCTCCAGTGCCTCACATCAGAAAAGTTGCCAATGTAGAGACAAGGATGCACTCCTTCACAGGCCAGCCCACAGGGCCTATGCTTCCTCCACCACCTCCTAAAAGAAGCTTACCTGATATAAAACCAGAGGACCTCTTAAATATAAGAGGAGAATCCCAGTTTCACTGCAGAACCGAATCAAATCTAAAAATACAGCCATCAAGCCGTAGAGTAAGTGACGTACCACCGCTGGTTCCCCCtgtgcctcatctcaaaaatccTGCCTGTGTCAAAGAGAGCTGCTTGCCATCAGCAGAGATTCTACCTCTAGCCCGCATTTTAACGGCCAGTGAAGGATGTGAGAGGCTAAAACAATTGAACCTTTCCGCACGGGGCCCACCTCCATTACCAAGGAACAAACCCAAGCTATCAGAATTAACAGAGAAGCCAGTGGAGGCCAAAGTGCCAAAAGAACGCAGCAAACCTGGGATGTTTATTCCTCAAGTGCCAGTGGAGACCAGAGCACCAAAAGAATATGGCAAACCTGGACTGTTTGTGCCACAAGTGCTGCCTAAACCGCCTGTGCCTGTATTCAAATCTAGATCAGAGAAGTCTTTGCTTTCCCAGTTACA GAGATCACCACCAGATGGGCAGAGTTTCCGAAGCTTCTCATTTGAGAAACCAGCATTACCTTCAAAGCAAAACAAGTCTGGTGAAGATTCAGATGAAGATTATGAAAAA GTTGAGCTGCCTAATTCAGTATTTGTCCAGACCTATGAATCCATTGAAGTAGAAAG GATGTTCAAATCTGCCAGTCCAAGAGGACATCCACAAAATGGATTATACTGTATTAGGAATTCATCTACCAAGCCTGGAAAG GTATTAGTTGTATGGGATGAATCCGCTGAGAAAGTGAGAAACTACAGAATCTTTGAAAAG GATTCACAGTTTTACTTGGACTCAGAAACCATGTTCTGGAACGTTGGAAGTTTGGTTGAATACTACGGCACCCATGTCTTACCCAGCCATGACAGCTTGATTCTCAAATGTCCTTATGGTTACTGTGGACCAAGGTGA
- the SH3BP2 gene encoding SH3 domain-binding protein 2 isoform X2 has translation MATEEQHWPVPMKAIGAQNLLTMPGGVTKSGYLHKKGGTQLQILKWPLRFVIIHEGCIYYFKTSTSASPQGAFSLNGYNRVMRAAEETTSNNVFPFKLVHISKKHRTWFFSASSEDERKNWMVSLRREIDYYHDKKETVTDLSDSGSDADSFYGSVERPININYSHSTENEDYDQEEDEESYLQPDSTDLVRPDDNMILPPAYPPPPVPHIRKVANVETRMHSFTGQPTGPMLPPPPPKRSLPDIKPEDLLNIRGESQFHCRTESNLKIQPSSRRVSDVPPLVPPVPHLKNPACVKESCLPSAEILPLARILTASEGCERLKQLNLSARGPPPLPRNKPKLSELTEKPVEAKVPKERSKPGMFIPQVPVETRAPKEYGKPGLFVPQVLPKPPVPVFKSRSEKSLLSQLQRSPPDGQSFRSFSFEKPALPSKQNKSGEDSDEDYEKVELPNSVFVQTYESIEVERMFKSASPRGHPQNGLYCIRNSSTKPGKVLVVWDESAEKVRNYRIFEKDSQFYLDSETMFWNVGSLVEYYGTHVLPSHDSLILKCPYGYCGPR, from the exons ATGGCCACAGAAGAGCAGCACTGGCCAGTCCCAATGAAGGCAATTGGAGCACAGAACCTACTGACAATGCCTGGGGGAGTTACTAAGTCAGGATACCTGCACAAAAAAGGAGGCACCCAGCTGCAGATCTTAAAAT GGCCACTGAGATTTGTGATTATCCATGAGGGATGTATTTACTACTTTAAGACTAGCACATCTGCATCTCCACAGGGTGCTTTCTCTTTAAATGGTTATAACAG GGTTATGCGGGCAGCGGAGGAGACAACATCAAACAACGTGTTTCCTTTCAAATTAGTTCATATTAGCAAGAAGCACAGGACCTGGTTTTTTTCTGCCTCTTCTGAAGATGAAAGAAAG AACTGGATGGTCTCACTGAGGCGTGAAATAGATTATTACCATGACAAGAAGGAAACAGTAACAGATTTAAG TGACTCTGGTTCTGATGCAGACAGTTTCTATGGCTCAGTAGAACGCCCCATAAATATCAACTATTCTCATTCAACAGAAAATGAAG ATTATGACCAGGAAGAAGATGAGGAATCTTACTTACAGCCTGATTCTACGGATTTAGTTAGACCAGATG ATAACATGATCCTCCCACCAGCGTACCCGCCACCTCCAGTGCCTCACATCAGAAAAGTTGCCAATGTAGAGACAAGGATGCACTCCTTCACAGGCCAGCCCACAGGGCCTATGCTTCCTCCACCACCTCCTAAAAGAAGCTTACCTGATATAAAACCAGAGGACCTCTTAAATATAAGAGGAGAATCCCAGTTTCACTGCAGAACCGAATCAAATCTAAAAATACAGCCATCAAGCCGTAGAGTAAGTGACGTACCACCGCTGGTTCCCCCtgtgcctcatctcaaaaatccTGCCTGTGTCAAAGAGAGCTGCTTGCCATCAGCAGAGATTCTACCTCTAGCCCGCATTTTAACGGCCAGTGAAGGATGTGAGAGGCTAAAACAATTGAACCTTTCCGCACGGGGCCCACCTCCATTACCAAGGAACAAACCCAAGCTATCAGAATTAACAGAGAAGCCAGTGGAGGCCAAAGTGCCAAAAGAACGCAGCAAACCTGGGATGTTTATTCCTCAAGTGCCAGTGGAGACCAGAGCACCAAAAGAATATGGCAAACCTGGACTGTTTGTGCCACAAGTGCTGCCTAAACCGCCTGTGCCTGTATTCAAATCTAGATCAGAGAAGTCTTTGCTTTCCCAGTTACA GAGATCACCACCAGATGGGCAGAGTTTCCGAAGCTTCTCATTTGAGAAACCAGCATTACCTTCAAAGCAAAACAAGTCTGGTGAAGATTCAGATGAAGATTATGAAAAA GTTGAGCTGCCTAATTCAGTATTTGTCCAGACCTATGAATCCATTGAAGTAGAAAG GATGTTCAAATCTGCCAGTCCAAGAGGACATCCACAAAATGGATTATACTGTATTAGGAATTCATCTACCAAGCCTGGAAAG GTATTAGTTGTATGGGATGAATCCGCTGAGAAAGTGAGAAACTACAGAATCTTTGAAAAG GATTCACAGTTTTACTTGGACTCAGAAACCATGTTCTGGAACGTTGGAAGTTTGGTTGAATACTACGGCACCCATGTCTTACCCAGCCATGACAGCTTGATTCTCAAATGTCCTTATGGTTACTGTGGACCAAGGTGA